The sequence TCCAGTGTCCTCCCCGGCCACCAACCACAGCTCTCCAGTCAGCACACCCAAGAGGGGCCCCCTCGGTCAAGGGCCTGTCCTGGGTCCCCCGGCGGGCCACAGCGTGCCAAACACTCCACCTGTAGTCACCATTGCTCCAACAAAGACCAGCAACGGCCTCTGGAGGAACGAGGGACGCCAGGTAAAACCACATCCAGACAACTCCTCTCactgacctttaacctcttATCCGGCTTCTCTTCCACCcatctttttcatttctgttgcTCTCAGATTGTTCCAGTTAAATTCCTctcctttttatattttttcctttctgtctctTATCTTGTTGTCCAAGCAACATTCTAGTGATTTCATTCTTCAGCTTGCATGCTAGCACAAACATGACCACAGACAGGCTCTCGAGGGATTAATGGATTTTGTATCTGGCCTGGAACCAGTAGTGAGGCATTATGCACTTGACATATGTACATGTGACATAGCGGGTCTAAGAGTGTgtgcccccctcccctcatcaccaccaccccccACGGCGCCATGCGTTAAACAATGCCAGCTGCCACTGGGACGTGGAGGTGACAGCCTCAACAGCAGCTAACATCTGTGCCCCTCCAGCCCCCCCTCCTACTTGGCCCTCTTGCCCTTGGACGAGCCCCTCCCAAGTCCCCAGCCTTTAgacccccccagccccccctctCCCAACAGCATGTCCAGCCTCACCCTCTTCACTCAAGCAGCCAAGTGCATCCTCTGATTCGTCACCCCGACACCCGCTCTCTGTTACGTAGAGggttgagaggaggagagctgcttGCTTTGATAAGGAGTGGATTATGGATTACGGCCTCGCTCTAAGCCTTGTTATCTCAGCTCAGGGCTAATGGTCGAGGCCAAGCACACAGTTATGAACGGCACTCGGCAACACGCAGAAACTCGGGGAGACACTTTGATGGTTCCCCTGAGACAGGGAGAAGGGGCACGGCGAAGGGTGAGCGAGGAGGTCAGTGTGGTAACATTCAAgcttttgtcccccccccccccctttatggAGTGACCCCTCCGTAGTTCAAGGGTCAACCAGAAGTAGGAGGGGGCTGCAGAAACAGGGGAGCTCTCCAATCATGTcacccatttttattttttttcgcCATTTCTTTTGCTAAACAAGTTTCAAAGTGCAACAGAAGAAATAAAGGGACAGAAGCTTCCGCCTCTCCCTTCCACATAAATTGTAGCTAATCCCCAATGTACACTGTGGTTGTGTGCTTTTGCATGgtggctctctgtctctgtgtgtgtgtgtgtgtgtgtgtgtgtgtgtgtgtgtgtgtgtgtgtgagtgtgagtgtgagtgtgagtgtgagtgtgagtgtgagtgtgagtgtgtgtgtgtgtgtgtgtgtgtgtgtgtggaagaagtCAAGCATGACTCCAAACGGTTATGTCACTGAGTTTCTGGTTCCTACAGCAGCTTGGGGCCACCCAGCTGAAGAATGGAGGAGGTTAAGGTGTGGACAAGAGGTTGCGATGGAGGGGGTAAAGGTTGGGGGTAAAGGTTTGGGATGTGGTGCAACCTAATGTCATAGcatctcctctgtttctgtggTGCTGCTTCAGGGAGCACTTACAACTCTGGTAACAAAGGGCTATGTGGCTATAAAAGACGTGTATGCAGCTATCAAAAGGCCCGTCTTTTGATGATTGGATACTGTTTGGAGCTTTGTTAACATCACTAACGTTTGATGAGCAAGAATGCATCAGTGCTTTTACCTTCGGTGATTTCCTTTACCATTGTAATCTTCTATAGCGTTCTCTGGCTACAATCCATACTACTATGATTTTGGTTGAAAATggcattttcaaatgaaaatgaccTCCATCCACACAAGCGTTTTGGCTCTGCATTAGTATTAATCTCCGTTTTAAAACATATTACACGACCACTCACTTACCCTGTGCATGCACCTGGTGGTGTAAACAGGGAGGCATGTGCGTCCCACTGGACAAGGGAATTGTCACAGATTACTCAAATAATAGGTCGTCCCCTACATCATTGAAAGATGctgaatttaactgcacaaaaGTTGTTTGCAAAGACAACGGGGTCAGTAAAGCttttaattgattatccatgttgcgttcTACACTGGTGGCAGAGGCTAATCCAGGTTGTTATCATCcggaagggggtcatgtgataggaacCTGACTAATTAGCAAAGGCTAGGTCATGACCGATCCTGACTGAAACACAGCCTGCAGCATTTGCAAACCACTCTGATTTAGCTATTGTAAAACTCTGTGGCAGTGTATCCGTGACGTAGAAgagttcatgtgttcatgtgtgatAACGCACAAGTGTGGATGTAGCAAGTCTGCTTTTATCATCCAATATTTATGGCAAATTTTATTTTGGGTTAAGTTACATGTGTTCAATTTCGTGACATCCTGTGTTTTACAGGAAATGCAAAGTGTTGACAAAAAGTGTGATGCAGAATAACTAGAAATGAAGATATGAAGACAAGAGGAGATTTTGACAGAGGGAGGATAAATAGTTACATACAGAGGCTGTTCTCTGGAACCCCTGTGAAGCTTGtctgttgcatgtgtgtgcatgtgtgtgtcctggtcTGTGCGTTAGAAGGGTTGATTAGTGTCTCTCTGGCTGAGATATTAGTCTTTCTTTCAGAGGGGGGTGATGGGCAAGGCAGTGAAGGGGGGATGGCCTGGTGTGTtggcattttgctttaatgaCTGCAGGAGTCTGCTCCCGCTGCTGCCTGTAATTGCTTTTTAATTGGCAATTTGGATTCATGGCTCCATCTGAGAGGCGTAAACGAGAACTCTACAATGCACGGGGTCTCCCACCCTCACTCGGGGTTACAGGAGCCTTGCTCGCACAGAGGAAGATGCCCTGTTAATGGATGTGTCTTTGAGTCTGAGTGCTTGTATTTGTGCTCTGTAGTGTGTATATGGCCGGCTGCTGTTACATATTTGAGAATGgaaggctgtttttttttccgggGTGAGGGGTCAGAATGGGAATGGCTGGTTGGATGCCCGAGTGTCTAAGGTGCCTCTCTAATGGGAATCGAAAGCGTTCCGTCTATGGCGTGTGAGCTTTTTCAAGGTTCTGACCTCTTACACCCACACCtatgcatgtttttgtgtagGCATATATTCTTTACACAGACCTGGATCAGGCTCTGACAGAAAAGATTACACCATAAAGATGCAACATGGCTGCCACATGCACTCGTAATCATTAACAAAAACCATGTTTCTTGATCATCTCCCATAGAAGAGGGATTTGGGGCTTTCAATAGGagtattcatatttaaaatgaggaaagaaaagccAGTCAATTGTAAAATTGCACAAGCATTGCAATGCTTTGTTGTTTTACCAGCATCTTTGTTCTATCGTCTTATGACGGAATTCCTGTGAAATGTAGTGTTGTGATGTTGCAGTTCAGTAGAAATCTGTAGGGACTCTAATCATGTTAACAAAAGAAATATGTCAATCATCTTGCAAAGCTACAAATGTTGTATGTGAAGATAATGGCAGTAATTGATGGGCCTATCAAGTAGAATCCTGTAGGAGCTAATGTGCTAACTGAAGCAGCTATGTAAACAAGTTAATATGAATCCAATTAATTGTAGCAGTCGTTCCAAAAAAAAGGCAGCGTTAGTATTTTTTACAAAGAAAGACTTGAAGCGATTGTCAGCTATGTTGAGAATAGTCCGTGGGAAGGTACCCCGAGCTGTGTTTCAGAAATCTAAATCTAAGTTTTTTACCAACTGCAcctttaaaaacttaaaaaaacatcccCATTTGATTGATATCAAGTGATCGTTACCAGGTCAATACCACGTGGTCAGTTTTCATCGAGGTTTGAATAGATTATAGCAGAtctctgtgtatttatgtgcTGAGCAGGTTCTCGTGCTTTAATTCGTCATTAAAGTAATTAGTGGAACTACCGAATAGATTTGGTTGTTCTCTGCTGTGGCAGCTTGAGGATTGAAGTTGGAGCACAAACAGAGTTAAAGGTGTAGTTGAGCATATACAGGACAAGGTGCTGGCCTCTcatgacaaaacacaagagaCGTGGTGAAGACATGTAAACATACATTAACCTGTAGCATCAGATGAGATAAGGTCAACTTTACTGCTCCCCCGCTTGGCACTAGAAGGTAAGCAAGAGAACATGTGAAAGTATAAAATAGATAAGAAAAAGTAGGACATAAAAATCAATGTACATAATATATACCTTTCACTATACACAACATTGTGGGTAGAGAAAAGTACTTTAGTAAAGTGCAGTTCTTTCCGTCAAGGAATGATGACAGCTTTGCTAAATACTTGGTAAGACGGTTCACTGTTAATTACCTGACAGACAGTTTGATAGAATACCAGTCACCACTCACATGCAGTAGATCTTTTTGATAGTATATGTGTGCGTGGCCTCATGGTAAAGTTCATGTGGGTTGAACATCGAAATTTGAATAAAGGTGCATGTATATTTGCCTGCCACAAATATCTCAGACTTCCACAGAGCCGGCAATCGTTTGTTTGGGAAGgcagataaagaaaagagaaaagaggaagcagCAGTGTGCAAACCGAGAGCCATGGATTCTGCGGTTTGCATGCTACTGATATTGACTTCTTTTGACATATATGAACCTGTTTTCCAGTCGGCTGCTGATTGTGAGGGACCGTCCACCTTCTCCCCTGTGCTCATAAAGCTTTGAAAGCACAGGGATGGAGTGAGCGCGGGGGTGGTTGCGGGGAGGGACAGAGTGGTTTTGAGGGAATAAAGTGCCTCCCTGTTTAGTGAAGTGCAACCAAACAACACGGAGCAAGCTACCAGAAAGTGGGAGGGCTGGAAAAACAAAGGGGGATGTGGGGAGTCTGAGCATTAGAGGCAGTTAAGATTGGATGTTGGCGCATCAGTGTCATTCTGGGTcagtggctgcagaggagggCGTGGAGGTAATGGCTCACTAAATAGGATTTGTTTTATCAGGctgcagtgagagagaggacagtGCCGCTGTAAGGGCTCTCTCTAATCCCAGAGGTTAATTCAGCAGGGCAAGAAGTGCCCTCTCCTCTTTACGGCTTCAtctctcttccctttcttcCCTCCTGATTCTTTCCAGACGCTCGCCCGGTGATGAGATAGCTGTTCTGCCACTCcaataaaaaaatcctcctcaACTGTACACATCCCTATATAAACCCTATCCCCTTCTCCAATTTGAGTTATGAATTTCCGCAGCTCTGCGTTTTTGCATTTGTAGGCTGAGAGGAAACCAAACCTGGAGAAAAAAATGCTCTCCCACTCGCACAGCAGGATGCCTTTGTAGCTCTGAAATGGTGTGTGTGcctgctgagtgtgtgtatgtttgttgtgGGGATCGAATAAGTGAGACCAGGCTCGCTGccaaggggagagagggaggtgaaagagaagaagaaagaaagagagactgcGAGGTAGAGGGATGTTGCTTTTTAGATTTTCTTGTCTTCCTCTTTACATGCTGGTGGGCAGGTTAtattcgcacacacacatactcactcaATCAAGATCAAAATCGTATTCTCTGTGGAAGCACTGCTTTTGTGCATCTCCCACATCCTCATCAATCATACAGACGCCGTCTTTCTCTTTAAATTTAAGGCTGTTTTAAACCCTTCTTATCCTGTTTCCTTCATTTTTACAACAGACTTCCCTCCGAGAAGCGTTCCATGTATATGTAGGGGTTGTTGCATGTGTGAGAAAGTGGTTGAAAGTTCCTGAGGTCGGAATAGAGGGCGAGTGAGGGAGGCTGCGGCGCCACACACAGGCCTATTCTttcccccacctcccccatcCTTGCCCCCTCACAGGATGGGCTTCATGAGACCTGACAACCGTGACGGTCACAGGTTCCAACGAACAATGACCAAGAATCTCTCTCTCAccgcatctctctctctctctctttctctccccagTCCGACTCAGGGCCTCGTGGGGCCAGCAGGGAACGTTTGAGTGCCGAGGGGACCCTAACCCAGGAGAAGGGTGGCCCTTCCATCCCTGCCCACCTCCTGGGAAACCCCTATGCCTTCGGTCTCACCCCCGGTGCTGTCATGCAGGATTCACGTTTCCAGCCCCTCAAGTGAGTCACACACTGctctgccattttttttttttttctcatggaTTTGTTTCCAATTTTCTGAACGCTCTGGTATATGATCATTAGTGAAACTCACTGGAATAAGCTGCAACAACAATCACTTGTCTTGTTGATTCTgctaaacaaatatttgtatccTGTTTCTTTTTGCAAAACATCCAACTAATATGTTCTGATCTCTGTTGTTCCTCTACTGCTTCTTTATCTTCAGTATGCCCAGGCAGATGTCTAACGCAGGGCCCCCTGGTCCTATACCAGAAGAGTACCTCCGTGGTTTCCGGCCCTACGCCACGGCCGAGGATGCCCTCCGCATGCCCTCGTTGCCCCTTGGCCTGGACCCCGCCACTGCAGCCGCCGCAGCTGCCTACTATCACCCCAGCTACCTGCCCCACCCCTCCTTCACACCATACAGGTAGGCCTCTCCACTCGGTCGTTTTTGTTGACGTGGCACCCATTTCCCTCTGAGAGCAAATTGTGCAAACCAGTGCATGTATCCGAACTAAGTATTTGCACTGCTTAGACTCAGCAGTAAATGCGTTTGTGTGAAGCTGACCTTGAATAGATTTTCCCAAGGCTGTAATATTttatgttgattttctttatttgtatgtttttaaacTGAGGAAGAGGTTTTGTTGAGCCTAAGGAGATGGAGTTCGCATATGTTTTGAATCTACATCAAGTTATAACAAGTCCAGTTTTTCTCTACTTTGCCTTAATTTGTTATAGTCATGGATAAAATTTAAACATCCCAAATATTTGCCATTTAACTTTATCTGGAGGTTGCTTAAGAATgctttttgacaaaaaaaacaattcaaaatctGAAATAAGATTTTACCTGTTCGCCACTTTTATTTGTGGATTCTTCAATTCAGAAAATAAGATTTTGTTATAGGTTATATGGTGTCCTTCTTTCATCTGAATGCCAGCAtacaccattttttttaatgttgaattTACTCAATCTTCTTGTGTCAAGTGgctgcacaaaataaaaacatgtatgGTTCAATTGCACATTAAAACCTATTAAATAAACCGATCCAAACATGCAACATATACCAGGGTACAGAATCCTTCTTTTCAGCGTAGTAATCATACAAAAATGGATCATACTGAAATAACCAGCAGTAGAACATtttggtgtgcgtgtgtgcgtgcgagcgtgtgtgtgtgtgtgtgtgtgtgtgtgtgtgtgtgtgttgacaagGGCCCTTCTTGCTTTGGGCTATCACACAGGCTGCGTGCCCCTTCTCTGTCAGCACAGCTAGATCACAGGACTGCAGCACCCATCACACACCGCGCTGTAATGGATTTAATGAGGGGATGAGCAGTGGATGtcatacacgtacacacagaaaCGCACAGTTGTGCATTAGCACACAGTGCAGTCTCTCGCTGTATCTGCTGGGTGGTGGTGATTGAGGTTTGCCGAGGGGCGCGGCTGCTTTCCTGAAAGATGGAGGACCCTGTGATGTCACTTCTTTGGGAGATCACAGGTTAATGCAAGTGAACGCTGCACTGTCACACGGGGAGACTaaattcttctctttctctctcttttttcattgCAATCCTTATCTCCCAGGATGGATGACCCATTCTGCCTTTCTGCTTTGAGGTCACCATTCTATCAGCTGCCAGCAGGGGGAGCTTTGCCCCCCATGCATCCCTCTGCTGTTCACATGCACCTGCAAGGGGTCCGCTACCCTGGGGATTTCACACACCCTTCACTGTCAGCACTGCAGTCTGAGAGGTAAAGTCCCCCGCACTCACACATACAAGAACATGTTTAGATATCAGCTGTGATTATGAATATCTAAATTTAATTTCTAATTTAACGTCCATTTTCTTTCTGCCTGTGTTTCCCCTGACCACTGCTTTTTTATAGGCTCCACCTGGAGGATGAGCTGCGGCATAGAGAGAGGGACCGCGAGCGGGAGCGCGAAAAGGAAAGGGAGCGCGAggcggagagggagaaggagcgggagagagaacgagagagggagcgggagaaggagctggagagggagagggagagagagcgggagcgAGAAAGGGATCGTGAGAGGGAacgggagaaggagagagaaagggagaaggagatggagaggcagaaggagagagcgctgagggagaaggagctgcaggCATCCAAGGCCATGGAGAGCCACTATCTGGCTGAGCTCCACGCCATCAGGGGGCAGGAAGACCGAACCAAGCCCGAGAGACTCACCCCGAATCGGGCCGGTATGTGTGTGGCTTCCCCTGGAGCTTTGATTCACTTTGATTAGATTAGATAACCCTTTATTGTCAGAGTCTCTCCTGAAAATTGTGTTGCATCCCAAGAAATCCATTGCCTCACATTAAGACAAACATATAATAACAGAACCGAACATAAAACAAATGCATGTACACTTGTTGACAAATTAATtaatggaaagaaaatgaatcTGCATCAATTGCTGCAGgttaataatgttaataacCCTTCATTAAAATACCTAAAAACAACGAGACCtagattatatattttgttgacttgtgtacgtACCTTATGACAAATGTTTCCAAAATGTTCAGACCAGGAAAATCTGTTATTCAAGGTATCTTTTAATTGCATCATATCTGTTAAAACACACTAATAGCCAGTCAGctgttttttcttcccctgaAAACATTACCTGATCTGATATGTCTTACTCTCCTATGAAGGTTTTGGGATTTGGACCGTTGGTCACTTAGAAGTCTTGGTTATCCACACTTACGATTGGCATTTCTAACTATTTTCTATCATTTTTATACAAACCCATGCCCTGATGAGATGAGGAAATAAgcttcaaatgaaaataattggtTGGAGCCCTTCAATAACCAAGTGTctgacctttctctctctttctctgcagataAAACCAAAGAGCCCGCCCTCCCCGCTCCCAAACCCGTCCCGCCAGGACTCCACTCTTCCATGGTTCAATCGCATCATCCCGTCCCCGGTTTGATCTCAGGCCACGGACTCTTCATGGGGCCCGGCGCAGTCGGGACGGGGCTCTCGGCGGCCCTGCTCGCTCAGAGAAAcaacgaggaggagaggtggcTGGCGCGCCAACGTAAGCTGcggcaggagaaggaggatcGTCAGTACCAGGTGTCTGAGTTCCGTCAGCAGGTTCTGGAGCAGCACTTGGACTTGGGCCGGCCGGCTGATGCAGCAGACgcacacaggtgagacagaccgGAATGTGCAGATATTTCAAACCTACTTAGATTTAGTAAATCATATGATGCGGGAAGCATTTAGTTCCGGTTTGCAGTTGATAGAGCACTATCAAGGTATTCATGATTTCAGTGCACACCTTATTTTTGGGGTGTTCGTCCGACCCTGCTCGCCTGATGGGGACagttgtgcttttgttttgaagccTCAGAAGCTGGCAGGCTTTAGAAGTTTGTTTTCAGGCAGGGcttgaaaaaaaagatgaaccCTGTCAGAAGCATCACATCTACTCTATTTCCGTCCTTGCTCCCTTCCAGGCCTGACACGTAGGAAAACAGGCGGCTATGTTTAGATGTCGACGTAGGGTCCTGATGAGTGCTGCTCCATGAGAAGTGGGCAGCGGTTTAATACAGGCAACGAGTAGGACGGCTAAGATACACAAAGGCTAATTCTTAGCTAATCCTCTCAACCCTGCACGGCCTAAGCCCCCGACTTACCCTGCTTTGTTACTGTGACtgtgcttgtgttgttgtgtgcgATTTAGGAGTGAGGTTGTGGTTAATGCTGAACTCTGAggacgacaacacacacacacacacacacgtctctgctATCAGTAACCCAATGGTATAATCGCAAAATCACAGCTCATGCAGAATCTCTCTGCAGATTGCGGATAACACACGCATTtgcttacacacactcacacacgtatGAAACGCAAACACAAACGGGAAGCACAGATAATTTGACTGGTCATGCAGCTTGCACTCATGCCAGGTTTCATTTGGAAAGATGCTCCAGACATTACCTATCAACCATCGGCTTTTTCCCTCTTCCTCAtttttgcttcttcttcttcttcttctttttatccaCCATACCTTTTCTCGTCTTCAACCTCATTCTCCCTCTAGATTAATTATTCTTCTGTCTGATATAATTAAATGTCATTTCTTTCTAAAAATCCATCATTCTCCTCACCACTCCAATGCAAGTCCTTTActtctctgcctgtctgtctgtcaggaaAACATTTCTCCTGGCCCTTCTGAACTTTCTcgcctttcctctctctccctctctctatgtgtttgtgcgtgtgtgtgtgtgtgtgccacactTCAAGGGCCTAACAGATCAAACCAGGCCTGTATATCTGGAGGACAGTGTGTGCCTTGGCCACATCCTCACTCTGCTCTGGGCTACTCTGTCTGGGCTTGATAACACTGctttgcacagacacacacacacacccacatacttACTCACAGGGTGTGTGTCATTGAGTAGAATATGTGATAGGGAAACACAATTTCTAACAGCTATGCACCATCCCTGTTCCATTGTGTCTCCACAGATCCATAACAAATCACCATGAACCAGGAAGCCGTGACCTGCACGCTCACTTAGGtgcccctcctcccctcatctcCCCCAAACCTCCACAACCACCACGCGAACAccatcctccacctcccaccACCCTGTGGAACCCCGCATCTCTCATAGAAACGACCTCAGATTCCAGACGTAACCACGAGCCCTCAGGGATGGGACACTACGAGCTCAGTCGGCTGCCTTTGGGGCTCTCCAAATTTGAGGACGGAGCCCGTAGGAGAGACGGGGGAGCAATGGAGAAGTACACCCAAATGAGAGGTCCTCCGGGCCTGACGGAGCCCAGCACATTCCTTGCTGATCTGGAGAAATCCACACAGTCCTTCTTCAGCCAGCAGAGGTCATCGCTGTCGCTGTCCAGCCAGTACGAGCTGGAGGGAGCTGTGAAAGGCAACGCTGGACAAAAGGGCTTCCAGGGACACCCAGGGCACAGTAGACAAGGGCTAGGACTAATCGCTGGGTCAGGGACAGGACAGGTAGCTACACTGGGAATGGGCCCAGAAACAATGCTGATCTACGATGAGTACCTTCAGCAGCATCGAAGGCCAATCAGCAAGCtggacctggaggagaagaggagaagggaggcgAGAGACAAAGGTAAAATAGGTCTATTGTTAACTACCCTCTCACATGCTAGCCACAGCATGGTTAATGTGATGAATCAACTTTTTAGAGAATTTAAATGCAGTATCAGTAAATGCgtttgtgtctgctgcaggttATTACTATGAGCTGGATGACTCGTATGatgagagtgatgaagaggaggtgaaggccCATCTCAGGAGAGTGGCAGAGCAGCCCCCACTCAAACTGGATGACTCCAGCGAGGTAAAGCACAGCTGCCAGTACACACGTCTCCTGTGCCTTCCACGATGGAGCACACACAAGCTCTCGTGATAAAACATTGCAGTaaggtgatgtttttttctttttgcttc comes from Platichthys flesus chromosome 1, fPlaFle2.1, whole genome shotgun sequence and encodes:
- the LOC133951799 gene encoding genetic suppressor element 1-like isoform X2; its protein translation is MSHEPKSPSLGMISTATRTTATVSPLTPSPLNGSIVANGSPAAQSSHSGFAAALRKLAKQAEEPRAASSISSESSPVSSPATNHSSPVSTPKRGPLGQGPVLGPPAGHSVPNTPPVVTIAPTKTSNGLWRNEGRQSDSGPRGASRERLSAEGTLTQEKGGPSIPAHLLGNPYAFGLTPGAVMQDSRFQPLNMPRQMSNAGPPGPIPEEYLRGFRPYATAEDALRMPSLPLGLDPATAAAAAAYYHPSYLPHPSFTPYRMDDPFCLSALRSPFYQLPAGGALPPMHPSAVHMHLQGVRYPGDFTHPSLSALQSERLHLEDELRHRERDREREREKEREREAEREKEREREREREREKELERERERERERERDREREREKEREREKEMERQKERALREKELQASKAMESHYLAELHAIRGQEDRTKPERLTPNRADKTKEPALPAPKPVPPGLHSSMVQSHHPVPGLISGHGLFMGPGAVGTGLSAALLAQRNNEEERWLARQRKLRQEKEDRQYQVSEFRQQVLEQHLDLGRPADAADAHRSITNHHEPGSRDLHAHLGAPPPLISPKPPQPPREHHPPPPTTLWNPASLIETTSDSRRNHEPSGMGHYELSRLPLGLSKFEDGARRRDGGAMEKYTQMRGPPGLTEPSTFLADLEKSTQSFFSQQRSSLSLSSQYELEGAVKGNAGQKGFQGHPGHSRQGLGLIAGSGTGQVATLGMGPETMLIYDEYLQQHRRPISKLDLEEKRRREARDKGYYYELDDSYDESDEEEVKAHLRRVAEQPPLKLDDSSEKVDFLGVFGLTTAGRRDELVQQKKRKRRRMLRERSPSPPASQSKRTPPPPQLSTRFTPEEMDRAPELEDKKRFLTMFKLSHVAVQQRKDSTFAQPPSESEDLNNVRPHSPSSHCPASPSGHPKPLGDTLRPKEPPSPAVYPDKARGPSEAPISKRSSSLLNSLRPALPHQAKEGHHSINGRTKPWDSFTPEEFAQQFHDSVLQSTQKSLQKHKGGAPGMSESSHLQESSVHYNIPELQSAPGRPPPPPPHSQAHSNAHPFPHPLSHPHLQPNGQHFSVPLQREAPGAREDLSGPEDSEEEEDEEEEEAPASKWRGIESIFEAYQEYVEEQSLERQVLQSQCRRLEAHNYNLSLTAEQLSHSMGELMSQRQKLALEREKLQTELEHFRKCLTLPQTHWPRGGHYKGYPPR
- the LOC133951799 gene encoding genetic suppressor element 1-like isoform X1; translated protein: MSHEPKSPSLGMISTATRTTATVSPLTPSPLNGSIVANGSPAAQSSHSGFAAALRKLAKQAEEPRAASSISSESSPVSSPATNHSSPVSTPKRGPLGQGPVLGPPAGHSVPNTPPVVTIAPTKTSNGLWRNEGRQSDSGPRGASRERLSAEGTLTQEKGGPSIPAHLLGNPYAFGLTPGAVMQDSRFQPLNMPRQMSNAGPPGPIPEEYLRGFRPYATAEDALRMPSLPLGLDPATAAAAAAYYHPSYLPHPSFTPYRMDDPFCLSALRSPFYQLPAGGALPPMHPSAVHMHLQGVRYPGDFTHPSLSALQSERLHLEDELRHRERDREREREKEREREAEREKEREREREREREKELERERERERERERDREREREKEREREKEMERQKERALREKELQASKAMESHYLAELHAIRGQEDRTKPERLTPNRADKTKEPALPAPKPVPPGLHSSMVQSHHPVPGLISGHGLFMGPGAVGTGLSAALLAQRNNEEERWLARQRKLRQEKEDRQYQVSEFRQQVLEQHLDLGRPADAADAHRSITNHHEPGSRDLHAHLGAPPPLISPKPPQPPREHHPPPPTTLWNPASLIETTSDSRRNHEPSGMGHYELSRLPLGLSKFEDGARRRDGGAMEKYTQMRGPPGLTEPSTFLADLEKSTQSFFSQQRSSLSLSSQYELEGAVKGNAGQKGFQGHPGHSRQGLGLIAGSGTGQVATLGMGPETMLIYDEYLQQHRRPISKLDLEEKRRREARDKGYYYELDDSYDESDEEEVKAHLRRVAEQPPLKLDDSSEKVDFLGVFGLTTAGRRDELVQQKKRKRRRMLRERSPSPPASQSKRTPPPPQLSTRFTPEEMDRAPELEDKKRFLTMFKLSHVAVQQRKDNEKVVELLHAIKEKSVTLDTIRHATHPLCKSPSAQITDSTFAQPPSESEDLNNVRPHSPSSHCPASPSGHPKPLGDTLRPKEPPSPAVYPDKARGPSEAPISKRSSSLLNSLRPALPHQAKEGHHSINGRTKPWDSFTPEEFAQQFHDSVLQSTQKSLQKHKGGAPGMSESSHLQESSVHYNIPELQSAPGRPPPPPPHSQAHSNAHPFPHPLSHPHLQPNGQHFSVPLQREAPGAREDLSGPEDSEEEEDEEEEEAPASKWRGIESIFEAYQEYVEEQSLERQVLQSQCRRLEAHNYNLSLTAEQLSHSMGELMSQRQKLALEREKLQTELEHFRKCLTLPQTHWPRGGHYKGYPPR